In Sedimenticola thiotaurini, the following proteins share a genomic window:
- a CDS encoding cytochrome C oxidase subunit IV family protein: protein MGRAEKIWLLLIALTIAGAWFAETGHAGWPLTLLVAGFIAFKGRMVIDYYMEMRDANPRIRHVLYAFNTVIPLLVILSHGWGDLLRRLTTLD from the coding sequence ATGGGGCGCGCGGAAAAAATCTGGCTGCTGTTGATCGCCCTGACCATCGCCGGCGCCTGGTTCGCCGAGACCGGCCACGCCGGCTGGCCCCTGACCCTGCTGGTGGCCGGATTCATCGCCTTCAAAGGGCGCATGGTGATCGACTACTACATGGAGATGAGAGACGCCAACCCCCGTATACGCCATGTGCTGTACGCCTTTAACACCGTCATCCCCCTGCTGGTGATTCTCAGCCACGGCTGGGGTGATCTGTTGCGGCGTCTGACCACCCTCGATTGA